From one Prosthecobacter debontii genomic stretch:
- a CDS encoding GDP-L-fucose synthase family protein has translation MPRIYIAGHRGMVGSAIARALRQRGETDIVTATHAELDLRRQTDVEHWLDQNRPNTVILAAAKVGGIHANSTYPAEFIYDNLIMAANVIHAAYNSGVKRLLFLGSSCIYPRLAPQPMPEDCLLTGPLECTNEAYALAKIAGLKLCQHYRQQYGVTFHSAMPTNLYGPGDNYHPENSHVIPGLIRRFHQAKVDQVPSVTVWGTGKPLREFLNVEDLAAACLHLLDLENPPDWVNVGSGQECSIGELAETVKRVVGYEGELCFDSTKPDGTPRKLLDSHLIQSLGWLPQVSLEEGLRAAYADFVAGSV, from the coding sequence ATGCCTCGCATCTACATCGCCGGACATCGTGGCATGGTGGGCAGCGCGATTGCGCGTGCATTACGCCAACGCGGCGAAACCGACATCGTCACCGCCACCCATGCGGAGCTAGATCTGCGCCGCCAGACCGATGTGGAACATTGGTTAGACCAAAACCGCCCTAACACCGTCATTCTGGCCGCAGCCAAAGTGGGCGGCATTCACGCCAACAGTACCTACCCCGCTGAGTTCATCTACGATAACCTCATAATGGCCGCGAATGTGATTCACGCCGCTTATAACAGTGGCGTAAAGCGCCTGCTCTTTCTCGGCAGCTCCTGCATTTATCCGCGTCTGGCTCCCCAGCCGATGCCAGAGGATTGCCTGCTCACCGGTCCGCTGGAGTGCACCAATGAAGCTTATGCTTTGGCTAAGATCGCTGGGCTCAAACTGTGCCAACACTACCGCCAGCAATACGGGGTGACGTTTCACTCCGCCATGCCGACGAATCTCTATGGCCCAGGGGATAACTATCATCCCGAAAACTCCCACGTGATCCCCGGTTTGATCCGGCGCTTTCATCAGGCCAAGGTGGACCAGGTCCCGAGCGTCACCGTCTGGGGCACGGGCAAACCGCTGCGCGAGTTTCTGAATGTTGAGGATCTGGCTGCGGCCTGCCTACACCTGCTGGATCTGGAAAACCCGCCCGACTGGGTCAATGTGGGCAGTGGCCAGGAATGCAGCATTGGCGAACTGGCCGAGACTGTGAAACGCGTCGTCGGTTATGAAGGTGAGTTGTGCTTTGACTCGACCAAACCCGATGGCACCCCACGCAAGCTGCTGGACTCCCACCTCATCCAGAGCCTGGGGTGGCTACCGCAGGTGTCGCTGGAGGAGGGTCTCCGTGCGGCCTATGCGGATTTCGTCGCGGGCTCAGTTTAG
- a CDS encoding ester cyclase has product MISSLRKDIVRAYVEAFNRGDIDAVCRCFAPDALIHGVLGGGDLAKVRPIWEQLVASFALSLTLESIIEEGPLVAVRYTERGQFIGAFRGIAPTSKPYEVVAMEWFEIPDSRITRRWGARDSASIFKQMELVVN; this is encoded by the coding sequence ATGATCTCTTCTTTACGCAAAGACATCGTCCGGGCCTATGTCGAGGCCTTCAATCGCGGCGACATTGACGCCGTGTGCCGCTGCTTCGCTCCCGATGCGCTCATTCACGGCGTGTTAGGCGGGGGAGACCTCGCCAAAGTCCGGCCCATCTGGGAACAACTGGTGGCCAGCTTCGCCCTGAGCCTCACGCTCGAGTCCATCATTGAGGAAGGTCCCCTCGTCGCTGTGCGCTACACGGAGCGCGGTCAATTCATCGGCGCCTTTCGTGGCATCGCACCCACCAGCAAACCCTATGAAGTGGTGGCCATGGAGTGGTTTGAGATCCCCGACTCCCGCATCACCCGCCGCTGGGGAGCCCGTGACTCGGCCAGTATTTTTAAGCAGATGGAGTTGGTTGTGAATTGA
- the rlmN gene encoding 23S rRNA (adenine(2503)-C(2))-methyltransferase RlmN, which yields MPLSLHDLTFDELGRLLADDGLRPVHAGTLWNALYFRAETDLLARAEREDWVPPLRRWLAEKTGPGGEYFIDHLAISSHIPSGDGLTQKYLLRLQDGQEIETVIMGYPGRYTVCVSTQAGCAMGCVFCATGQMGFVRHLRPGEIVGQVLHAQRVLRAKGERLRNIVLMGMGEPLHNYEQVMKALGMISDTRGCNIGPSKISVSTVGVVPGILRLAEEGRPYNLAISLHGSTAEERAALIPANQRWPLSDLIAACHTYGEKTGRKIFFAWTLIAGVNDTPAHAQRVAALLQGLKAHVNLIPLNETAGFAGRESAETAANEFHAIIQSAGIPCTIRQRRGIDVAAGCGQLKAEKTKKRREAALPVTAPVGLHLKA from the coding sequence ATGCCCCTTTCCCTCCATGACCTGACCTTTGACGAGCTGGGCCGCTTGCTGGCGGACGATGGGCTGCGTCCGGTGCATGCGGGCACGCTTTGGAATGCGCTGTATTTCCGTGCTGAAACGGATCTGCTGGCACGGGCGGAGCGGGAGGACTGGGTGCCGCCGCTGCGGCGCTGGCTGGCGGAGAAAACCGGGCCGGGGGGTGAATACTTCATCGATCATCTGGCCATCTCATCCCACATCCCGAGCGGGGATGGCCTGACTCAGAAATACCTGCTGCGTCTCCAGGATGGGCAGGAGATCGAGACCGTCATCATGGGCTACCCAGGGCGCTACACGGTGTGCGTGAGCACGCAGGCGGGCTGTGCCATGGGCTGTGTGTTTTGTGCCACCGGGCAAATGGGCTTCGTGCGGCATCTACGGCCCGGGGAGATCGTCGGTCAGGTGCTGCATGCGCAGCGCGTGCTGCGGGCGAAAGGGGAGCGACTGCGCAACATCGTGCTCATGGGCATGGGTGAGCCACTGCATAACTATGAGCAGGTCATGAAAGCTCTGGGCATGATCAGTGACACCCGAGGCTGTAACATCGGCCCGAGCAAGATCAGCGTGAGCACCGTAGGGGTGGTGCCGGGCATCCTGCGTCTGGCTGAGGAAGGTCGCCCCTACAATCTCGCCATCAGCCTGCATGGCAGCACGGCGGAGGAACGTGCAGCGCTGATCCCGGCAAACCAACGCTGGCCGCTGAGCGATCTCATCGCCGCCTGTCACACCTATGGGGAGAAGACCGGGCGCAAGATCTTCTTTGCCTGGACGCTCATCGCGGGAGTGAATGATACCCCGGCCCATGCGCAGCGCGTGGCGGCTCTGCTCCAGGGGCTGAAGGCGCATGTGAATCTGATCCCGCTGAATGAGACCGCAGGCTTTGCCGGTCGTGAAAGTGCGGAGACAGCAGCCAATGAATTTCACGCCATCATCCAGAGTGCGGGCATCCCCTGCACCATTCGCCAGCGCCGCGGCATTGATGTCGCAGCAGGTTGTGGCCAGCTCAAGGCGGAAAAGACGAAGAAACGGCGCGAGGCAGCCCTGCCGGTGACAGCTCCCGTAGGTTTGCATTTGAAAGCCTGA
- a CDS encoding UDP-glucose 6-dehydrogenase, whose product MKICCIGAGYVGGPTMAMIASKCPDIRVEVVDLNADRIAAWNSDELPVYEPGLDDVVRSARGRNLFFSTAVEDTIRSADIIFVSVNTPTKTFGMGAEKAADLRYIEAVARTIAEVVTEPKIIVEKSTIPVRTAEAIKTILASNGKGLKHQVLSNPEFLAEGTAVADLTAPDRILIGGETTPEGQTAVESLVSVYAHWVPRERILTTNLWSSELSKLVANAFLAQRISSINSISALCETTGADVDEVARAIGTDSRIGPKFLKASVGFGGSCFQKDVLNLVYLCGHFGLPEVAAYWQHVVQMNDWQKRRFSEKVLRTLFNTVTGKRIAVLGFAFKKDTNDTRESASIYVCKDLLEERANLAIHDPKVKPEQIRKDLELATNDSRVSFPATAEEAAAGAHALLILTEWDAYKQLDFEKIYQHMLKPAWIFDGRNILDRAKLEAIGFKVYAIGKPLPEKN is encoded by the coding sequence ATGAAAATTTGTTGTATCGGTGCCGGTTATGTCGGCGGTCCTACCATGGCGATGATCGCCTCCAAGTGCCCGGACATCCGGGTGGAGGTGGTGGATCTGAATGCGGATCGCATCGCCGCCTGGAACTCGGATGAACTACCCGTGTATGAACCGGGCCTCGATGACGTCGTGCGCTCCGCACGTGGGCGAAATCTGTTTTTCTCCACAGCTGTCGAGGACACCATCCGCAGTGCGGATATCATTTTCGTCAGTGTCAATACACCGACCAAGACCTTTGGTATGGGGGCGGAAAAAGCCGCAGATTTACGATACATCGAAGCCGTCGCGCGCACCATTGCCGAAGTCGTCACCGAGCCGAAGATCATCGTCGAAAAGAGCACCATCCCGGTGCGCACTGCGGAGGCCATCAAGACCATCCTGGCCTCCAACGGCAAGGGACTGAAACATCAGGTACTGTCGAATCCCGAGTTCCTCGCCGAGGGCACCGCCGTGGCTGACCTCACGGCTCCGGATCGCATCCTCATCGGTGGAGAAACGACCCCCGAGGGACAGACTGCCGTCGAATCGTTGGTTAGCGTCTATGCCCACTGGGTGCCCCGTGAACGCATCCTCACCACCAATCTCTGGTCCTCCGAACTCTCCAAGCTGGTGGCCAATGCCTTCCTGGCCCAGCGCATCTCGTCCATCAACAGCATCTCCGCCCTGTGCGAAACCACCGGTGCCGATGTGGATGAAGTCGCCCGCGCCATCGGCACCGATAGCCGCATCGGACCGAAGTTCCTCAAAGCTTCGGTGGGCTTTGGCGGCTCCTGCTTCCAGAAAGACGTGCTCAATCTCGTCTATCTCTGTGGTCACTTCGGTCTGCCTGAGGTCGCCGCGTATTGGCAGCACGTCGTGCAGATGAATGACTGGCAAAAGCGCCGCTTCTCCGAGAAAGTCCTGCGCACTCTCTTCAACACCGTCACGGGCAAGCGCATCGCTGTGCTCGGATTCGCCTTCAAAAAGGACACCAACGATACCCGCGAGTCCGCCTCCATCTATGTGTGTAAGGATCTGCTGGAAGAACGCGCCAATCTGGCCATTCACGATCCCAAGGTGAAGCCCGAACAAATCCGCAAGGATCTCGAACTCGCCACCAATGACTCCCGTGTAAGCTTCCCCGCCACCGCTGAAGAAGCTGCGGCTGGAGCCCATGCCCTGCTCATCCTCACCGAATGGGACGCCTACAAGCAGCTCGACTTCGAAAAGATTTACCAGCACATGCTCAAGCCAGCCTGGATCTTCGACGGCCGCAACATCCTGGATCGGGCGAAGCTGGAAGCCATTGGCTTCAAGGTCTATGCCATCGGCAAACCGCTGCCGGAGAAGAATTGA
- a CDS encoding NHL domain-containing protein: protein MKISLPSLFSLLLLPSLALADRIELVAGGTQDAVDIAATDAVLKEPFGTEFDSGGHLWIVEMVSGNRLLQVDGGGMISHVAGQLKPGYSGDGGPALKAQFNGPHNLAIRPDGRVLIGDTWNGCIREVDVRAGIVKTLEGWKAPKGRERGNGPYCITLDFTGTQLYIADLKQVHRLDLSTGKSVVVAGNGEKGVPGDGTLATEAPLVDPRAVAVDHQGNIYILERNGNALRVVDKEGKIRTVVNASGKKGGEGDGGPALEATMNGPKHLCVDKDDSVIIADAESHLIRRYVPATGKIERIAGTGQKGSAGVGGPPEKCELARPHGVTIHPQTGVLYITDSYNNRVLKIQRE from the coding sequence ATGAAGATTTCTCTACCTTCCCTTTTTTCTCTCCTGCTCCTGCCCTCCCTGGCGCTGGCGGATCGCATTGAACTGGTCGCTGGAGGGACCCAGGATGCCGTGGACATCGCGGCTACGGATGCCGTTTTGAAGGAGCCCTTTGGCACCGAGTTTGATTCCGGTGGTCACCTGTGGATCGTGGAGATGGTCTCGGGAAATCGCCTCCTGCAGGTGGATGGCGGCGGCATGATCAGTCATGTGGCTGGTCAGCTCAAACCCGGATACAGCGGTGATGGTGGGCCGGCTCTGAAGGCGCAGTTCAATGGCCCGCATAACCTCGCGATTCGTCCGGATGGGCGCGTGCTGATTGGCGATACCTGGAACGGCTGCATCCGCGAGGTGGATGTGCGTGCGGGGATTGTGAAAACCCTGGAAGGCTGGAAAGCCCCCAAGGGCCGTGAGCGTGGCAATGGTCCCTACTGTATCACGCTGGATTTCACCGGCACGCAACTCTACATCGCGGATCTGAAGCAGGTGCATCGCCTCGACCTCAGCACCGGGAAGTCCGTGGTGGTGGCAGGCAATGGCGAAAAGGGCGTGCCCGGGGATGGCACCCTGGCCACCGAAGCACCGCTGGTGGACCCCCGTGCGGTGGCGGTCGATCACCAAGGCAACATTTACATCCTTGAGCGCAACGGCAATGCCCTCCGTGTGGTGGATAAAGAAGGCAAGATCCGCACCGTGGTGAATGCCAGTGGTAAAAAAGGTGGTGAAGGCGATGGCGGTCCAGCCCTGGAGGCGACCATGAACGGTCCTAAACACCTCTGCGTGGACAAGGACGACAGCGTCATCATTGCCGATGCCGAGAGCCATCTCATCCGCCGTTATGTGCCTGCCACGGGTAAAATTGAGCGCATCGCTGGCACGGGTCAAAAAGGCAGCGCTGGAGTCGGCGGCCCCCCTGAAAAATGCGAACTGGCCCGCCCGCACGGCGTCACCATCCACCCGCAGACGGGCGTGCTCTACATCACCGACAGCTACAACAACCGCGTGCTGAAGATCCAGCGGGAGTAG
- a CDS encoding UDP-glucuronic acid decarboxylase family protein, translating into MRILITGGAGFLGSHLCERLLNEGHDVLCMDNFFTGRKANIAHLLGNPQFELFRHDVIDPFKAEVDRIYNLACPASPPHYQYNAIKTIKTSVMGAINVLGLAKRTRARVFQASTSEVYGDPEVHPQPESYWGHVNPIGIRSCYDEGKRVAETLFFDYHRQNGVDIRVVRIFNTYGPRMLPDDGRVVSNFIVQALRGQNITIYGDGSQTRSFCYVDDLIEGFIRLMETTGITGPINIGNPGEFTMLQLAELVLKKVGGPSKITFHPLPSDDPKQRQPDITLAKSQLGWEPKVTLEEGLEKTIAYFRTIVG; encoded by the coding sequence ATGCGCATCCTGATCACCGGCGGTGCCGGATTTCTCGGCTCCCATCTCTGCGAAAGACTCCTGAACGAAGGCCATGATGTCCTTTGCATGGATAACTTTTTCACGGGTCGAAAAGCCAACATCGCGCATCTGCTTGGTAACCCGCAGTTTGAACTCTTCCGCCATGACGTAATCGATCCGTTCAAGGCCGAGGTGGACCGCATCTACAACCTGGCCTGCCCAGCCTCGCCGCCGCATTACCAATACAATGCCATCAAGACGATCAAAACGTCGGTCATGGGAGCGATCAATGTCCTCGGCTTGGCCAAACGCACCCGCGCACGAGTTTTCCAGGCCTCCACCTCCGAGGTCTATGGTGACCCCGAAGTGCATCCTCAACCCGAGAGCTACTGGGGCCATGTGAACCCCATTGGCATCCGCTCCTGCTACGATGAAGGCAAGCGCGTAGCGGAGACGCTGTTCTTTGACTATCACCGCCAGAATGGCGTGGATATCCGTGTGGTGCGTATCTTCAACACCTACGGCCCACGCATGCTGCCCGATGACGGACGTGTGGTTTCCAACTTCATCGTCCAGGCCCTGCGCGGTCAAAACATCACCATCTATGGCGATGGCAGCCAGACGCGTAGCTTCTGCTATGTGGATGACCTGATCGAGGGTTTCATTCGCCTGATGGAAACCACCGGCATCACCGGCCCCATCAACATCGGCAATCCCGGTGAATTCACCATGCTCCAACTGGCAGAGTTGGTCCTCAAGAAAGTCGGTGGCCCCTCCAAAATCACCTTCCATCCCCTTCCCTCAGACGATCCGAAACAACGCCAACCCGACATCACCCTGGCCAAAAGCCAACTCGGCTGGGAACCCAAAGTGACTCTAGAAGAGGGGTTGGAAAAGACGATTGCCTACTTCAGGACCATCGTGGGGTGA
- the gmd gene encoding GDP-mannose 4,6-dehydratase, giving the protein MPIALITGITGQDGSYLAEQLLAKGYTVHGMIRRASNFNTQRIEHLFNDPEIYNQRLFLHHGDLTDSSNLNRLLEKIGPNEIYNLAAQSHVKVSFEVPEYTAEVDGLGTLRFLDSIKEVGLEKRARFYQASTSELYGLVQEVPQTEKTPFYPRSPYGVAKLYGYWIVVNYRESYGLHASNGILFNHESPRRGETFVTRKITRAAGRIREGLQTPLELGNLSAQRDWGYAPEYTEMMWRMLQQDQPSDYVCATQETHTVREFCEHAFAAVGMPLTFEGEGADEVGRDENGTVRVKVDPRYYRPAEVELLIGNPEKARRVLGWSPKVTFAELVQIMAAADWDLAKAEKRK; this is encoded by the coding sequence ATGCCCATCGCTCTCATTACCGGAATCACAGGCCAGGATGGCTCTTACCTTGCCGAGCAACTTCTCGCGAAAGGTTACACGGTGCATGGCATGATCCGTCGTGCATCGAACTTCAACACGCAGCGCATCGAGCATCTTTTTAACGATCCAGAGATCTACAATCAGCGCCTGTTCCTTCATCACGGCGATCTCACAGACTCCAGCAACCTGAACCGTCTCCTGGAAAAGATTGGGCCTAACGAAATATACAACCTCGCCGCACAGAGTCACGTCAAGGTTTCCTTTGAAGTGCCGGAATACACCGCCGAAGTGGATGGCCTAGGCACCCTGCGCTTTCTGGATTCCATCAAGGAAGTGGGTCTGGAAAAGCGTGCTCGTTTTTATCAAGCCTCCACCAGTGAGCTCTATGGCTTGGTCCAAGAAGTACCGCAGACGGAGAAGACTCCGTTTTACCCGCGCTCGCCCTACGGTGTGGCCAAGCTCTACGGCTACTGGATCGTGGTAAACTACCGCGAGTCCTACGGCCTGCATGCCAGCAACGGCATCTTGTTCAATCACGAATCCCCCCGCCGTGGCGAGACCTTCGTCACCCGCAAGATCACCCGCGCGGCAGGTCGCATCCGCGAGGGACTCCAAACACCCTTGGAGTTGGGCAATCTCAGTGCCCAGCGTGATTGGGGTTACGCCCCCGAATACACCGAGATGATGTGGCGCATGCTCCAGCAGGATCAACCCAGCGACTATGTCTGCGCCACACAGGAGACGCACACGGTGAGGGAGTTCTGCGAGCACGCTTTTGCGGCGGTGGGCATGCCACTGACCTTCGAAGGCGAAGGAGCCGATGAAGTGGGCCGGGATGAAAACGGGACGGTGCGCGTCAAGGTGGACCCGCGCTATTACCGCCCTGCAGAGGTTGAGCTGCTCATCGGCAACCCTGAAAAAGCTCGCCGTGTGTTAGGCTGGTCGCCTAAGGTCACTTTTGCCGAACTCGTGCAGATCATGGCCGCTGCCGACTGGGACCTCGCCAAAGCCGAGAAGCGAAAGTAG
- a CDS encoding DUF6799 domain-containing protein: protein MKKLIQSLAFACLSLCVITSYGADQTPAEKEAEKKAEKAAELNHIALKDGKLWVMKDGQTTELTETVTLNDGTRVMKDGSYIEQGKTETKMLKQGEAITWEGKVTDHEKVMKDIEKHKEKMAEKAAKDAEKEAKQEAKEAEKN, encoded by the coding sequence ATGAAAAAACTCATTCAATCCCTCGCCTTCGCATGTCTCAGTCTCTGTGTAATCACCAGCTACGGTGCCGATCAGACCCCAGCTGAGAAAGAAGCCGAGAAGAAAGCTGAAAAGGCTGCAGAACTGAACCACATTGCCCTGAAAGATGGCAAGCTGTGGGTCATGAAAGACGGTCAGACCACGGAACTGACGGAAACGGTCACCCTCAACGATGGCACCCGGGTGATGAAAGACGGCTCCTACATCGAGCAGGGCAAGACGGAAACTAAGATGCTCAAACAGGGTGAAGCCATCACCTGGGAAGGCAAGGTGACCGATCATGAAAAAGTCATGAAGGACATCGAGAAGCACAAGGAGAAGATGGCTGAGAAAGCCGCCAAAGATGCGGAAAAAGAAGCCAAGCAAGAGGCTAAAGAAGCCGAGAAAAACTAA